Proteins encoded in a region of the Neodiprion lecontei isolate iyNeoLeco1 chromosome 5, iyNeoLeco1.1, whole genome shotgun sequence genome:
- the LOC107218564 gene encoding cysteine protease ATG4D: MNGQLQSSRERLGAFSGGAGWFTGFVTPGHTVSSQKISQISVDDSSNGAEVDGKMKKKLMSMWNNVKYGWSIKIKTNFSKESPVFLLGSCYHKRQNEDSPERAVEAVGLDMGTGSNVSLAKDACTLEQGMDGFRKDFTSRLWLTYRREFPILNGSNFTTDCGWGCMLRSGQMMLAQALVCHFLGREWRWRPDGSIDSVQQFHEDSQHRMIIKWFGDQPAPLSPLSIHALVSLGTAAGKKAGDWYGPSSVAHLLKQAVERAAICHVEFDQLAVYVAQDCAVYMDDVAKVCQKPDGSWRSLVLLVPLRLGMDKLNPGYAPCLTALLSLEDCIGVIGGRPRHSLYFIGYQEDKLIHLDPHYCQETVDVWRRNFSLESFHCTSPRKMLLSKMDPSCCVGFYFRDKAAFDSFVTVVTPFLIPPNQKVEYPMFLFSEGSGADVQRSMENRKSVLSSSEESTKIEDDDSHYECEEFELCEW; the protein is encoded by the exons ATGAACGGGCAACTTCAATCCTCGCGCGAGAGGttag GTGCATTCAGTGGGGGAGCAGGATGGTTCACTGGGTTTGTTACTCCCGGTCATACCGTATCATcgcaaaaaatatcacaaataTCGGTCGACGACTCGAGCAATGGTGCCGAGGTTGATGgcaaaatgaagaagaagctAATGTCGATGtggaataatgtgaaataCG GGTGGAGCATCAAGATAAAAACTAACTTCTCGAAAGAGTCTCCTGTCTTTCTTCTTGGATCCTGTTACCACAAAAGACAAAATGAAGATTCTCCTGAACGGGCAGTTGAAGCTGTAGGGTTGGATATGGGAACCGGTAGCAATGTGTCACTGGCAAAAGATGCCTGTACTTTAGAACAAGGAATGGATGGTTTTCGAAAGGACTTCACGTCCCGTTTGTGGCTGACTTATCGACGGGAATTTCCCATCTTGAATGGTTCTAACTTTACAACAGATTGTGGCTGGGGATGTATGCTTAGAAGTGGACAAATGATGTTAGCCCAAGCGCTAGTCTGTCACTTTCTTGGCAGAG AATGGAGGTGGCGACCTGATGGGTCCATTGATTCAGTCCAGCAATTCCATGAAGATTCGCAGCACAGAATGATCATCAAATGGTTTGGGGATCAGCCAGCCCCACTGTCCCCACTCTCCATACACGCTTTGGTCTCTTTAGGTACAGCTGCTGGAAAAAAGGCTGGAGATTGGTACGGTCCATCGTCAGTAGCTCATCTTCTCAAACAGGCTGTCGAACGTGCTGCGATTTGCCATGTTGAATTTGATCAGCTTGCAGTATATGTTGCACAGGATTGTGCCG TATACATGGATGATGTAGCAAAGGTGTGCCAGAAACCCGATGGGAGTTGGAGGTCTCTAGTACTGTTGGTTCCTCTAAGACTAGGCATGGATAAGTTGAATCCCGGATACGCACCATGTCTTACAGCTCTTCTCAGTTTGGAAGACTGCATAGGGGTGATTGGGGGACGTCCGCGTCACTCTCTTTACTTCATCGGTTACCAGGAAGACAAGCTGATCCATCTAGATCCACATTACTGTCAAGAAACGGTTGATGTGTGGAGGCGAAATTTCTCATTGGAAAGTTTTCACTGCACTTCGCCACGAAAGATGCTTCTGTCAAAAATGGACCCCAGCTGTTGTGTGGGATTTTATTTTCGCGACAAAGCTGCATTCGATAGTTTTGTGACAGTAGTAACGCCC TTTTTGATACCACCCAACCAGAAAGTTGAGTATCCAATGTTCCTCTTCAGCGAAGGCAGTGGCGCTGACGTTCAACGCAGTATGGAGAATAGAAAAAGTGTTTTGTCATCGTCCGAGGAGTCCACTAAGATCGAGGATGATGACAGTCATTACGAGTGTGAAGAATTCGAGTTGTGCGAATGGTAG
- the LOC107218565 gene encoding GTP:AMP phosphotransferase AK3, mitochondrial: MTSATTARRAIGAAFRAVILGAPASGKGTVSSRIVKSFDVTHVSSGDILRRHIMQKTELGLEVSKYLSKGDLVPDETMIVLIGKEVESLDKKNWLLDGFPRTVAQAERLQQLYPVNIVINLVVPHDVILKRVEGRWVHLPSGRVYNIGFNEPKVSGKDDVTGEPLVQRPDDKREVVERRLNDYAKNTEPVIEYYRKTGILSDFHGSTTDEMWPSIKDYVAKFTS; the protein is encoded by the exons ATGACGTCAGCCACGACAGCTCGAAGGGCTATTGGTGCAGCCTTCAGGGCCGTCATTCTTGGGGCCCCGGCCTCCGGAAAGGGCACGGTATCATCTCGCATCGTGAAAAGTTTCGACGTCACCCACGTTTCGAGCGGGGATATTTTGCGGCGACACATTATGCAGAAGACGG AATTGGGTTTGGAAGTAAGTAAATACTTAAGCAAAGGTGATCTCGTACCGGATGAAACCATGATTGTCCTGATCGGTAAAGAAGTCGAAAgtctggataaaaaaaattggttactGGACG GTTTCCCACGAACGGTGGCCCAAGCAGAACGATTACAACAACTATATCCTGTGAATATAGTCATCAATCTCGTCGTACCTCATGATGTTATATTAAAGAGGGTGGAGGGTCGGTGGGTTCACTTACCTAGCGGAAGAGTTTATAATATCGGTTTCAACGAACCAAAAGTGTCG GGAAAAGATGACGTAACTGGAGAACCGTTGGTACAGAGACCGGACGACAAGCGGGAAGTTGTAGAACGACGGTTAAACGATTACGCTAAAAATACTGAACCAGTTATTGAGTATTATAGGAAAACGGGGATCCTTAGTGATTTTCATGGAAGTACTACAGACGAAATGTGGCCGAGCATAAAGGACTACGTAGCAAAATTTACATCTtga
- the LOC107218566 gene encoding prefoldin subunit 2, with protein MASDKKAGKSSIRGGKSNEEIFAGFQTLRNEQRVMANKLSEMEIEMNEHKIVIDTLKNVDPSRKCYRMIGGILCERTVQEITPTLISNKEQLAKVIDTLNEQLAKKGHEINEYKEKHNIRIRGQDELQQPEEDDSKQAKRNAIVVNPIEV; from the exons ATGGCGAGTGACAAGAAAGCTGGAAAATCCTCGATCAGAGGTGGAAAATCCAACGAAGAAATATTCGCCGGTTTTCAAACTCTGCGTAACGAGCAGAGGGTGATGGCGAATAAGCTGTCAGAAATGGAAATTGAGATGAACGAGCATAA GATCGTTATCGAcactttgaaaaatgtcgatcCCTCCCGAAAATGCTACAGAATGATCGGCGGCATTTTGTGTGAACGTACAGTCCAGGAAATCACGCCAACGTTAATATCCAACAAAGAGCAG TTAGCCAAAGTGATAGATACACTGAACGAGCAGCTCGCAAAGAAGGGGCATGAAATAAACGAGTATAAAGAAAAACACAACATCAGAATTCGTGGTCAGGATGAACTGCAACAACCGGAAGAAGATGACTCGAAACAAGCCAAGAGAAATGCAATAGTTGTTAACCCAATCGAAGTCTGA
- the LOC107219705 gene encoding targeting protein for Xklp2 homolog isoform X2: protein MEVMASSSDTHFSLFASTYDSIESPQYISFADNIPEAKDSFFDRRNQDLSSKQLTNKHYQTLPNDVSDDFIRPLEKIGLKNPTKEQEKIITSTPFRVQGLEPFPWRVNSKPQAAPNLDKQKTGIKMQPFSFDERNKQLQQRKIERVKTVLQAEKDARKFRANPVPKFLQKISINTNTTDMTINSKLKHKCATENSDSAPPKFRARSPKVLRRPPFKPIVPKQPLMLPSTPILNSEQRAKERKIFDNYLKNKEQLEAELRQLKEVALKKREEEEILKMRKKMVPKAQPIRYFKSVQVAQVAKRPLTEPITPAVIKRQRR, encoded by the exons ATGGAAGTTATGGCTTCGTCAAGCGATACCCACTTTTCTCTATTTGCAAGCACTTACGACTCTATCGAGTCACCGCAGTATATCTCCTTTGCTGATAACATCCCAGAGGCAAAGGATTCATTTTTTG ATCGCAGAAATCAAGATCTTTCATCGAAGCAACTGACTAATAAACATTATCAGACACTGCCCAATGACGTTTCGGACGATTTTATAAG ACCGTTAGAAAAGATAGGGCTGAAGAATCCCACCAAAGAacaggaaaaaattatcacaagCACCCCATTTCGCGTTCAAGGTCTCGAGCCTTTCCCATGGAGGGTGAATAGCAAGCCTCAGGCTGCACCAAAT CTCGATAAACAGAAAACCGGTATAAAGATGCAACCCTTTAGCTTTGATGAGCGCAACAAGCAGCTTCAGCAGCGAAAAATTGAGCGTGTTAAGACG GTGTTACAAGCAGAAAAAGATGCGCGAAAATTTCGAGCTAACCCAGTTCCGAAATTCttgcaaaaaatatcaattaacACCAATACAACTGACATGACTATAAATTCCAAATTAAAACATAAATGTGCTACAGAGAACTCGGATTCAGCACCGCCAAAATTCAGAGCAAGATCACCTAAG GTCCTGCGGCGACCTCCCTTCAAACCGATAGTGCCAAAGCAACCTCTAATGCTGCCATCAACGCCCATTCTCAATTCTGAACAAAGagcaaaagaaagaaagatttttgacaattatttGAAGAATAAGGAGCAGCTAGAAGCAGAGCTGAGACAATTG AAGGAAGTTGCGCTGAAAAAGCGGGAGGAAGAAGAGATCCTAAAAATGAGGAAGAAAATGGTGCCAAAAGCTCAGCCGATTCGATATTTTAAAAGTGTACAAGTAGCCCAGGTAGCTAAGCGTCCTCTGACTGAGCCAATCACTCCGGCCGTAATTAAACGACAGCGACGCTAA
- the LOC124294789 gene encoding prefoldin subunit 2-like produces MASDKKAGKSSIRGGKSNEEIFAGFQTLRNEQRVMANKLSEMEMEMNEHKIVIDTLKNVDPSRKCYRMIGGILCERTVQEITPTLISNKEQLAKVIDTLNEQLAKKGHEINEYKEKHNIRIRGQDELQQPEDDSKQAKRNAIVVNPIEV; encoded by the exons ATGGCGAGTGACAAGAAAGCTGGAAAATCCTCGATCAGAGGTGGAAAATCCAACGAAGAAATATTCGCCGGTTTTCAAACTCTGCGTAACGAGCAGAGGGTGATGGCGAATAAGCTGTCAGAAATGGAAATGGAGATGAATGAGCATAA GATCGTTATCGAcactttgaaaaatgtcgatcCCTCCCGAAAATGCTACAGAATGATCGGCGGCATTTTGTGTGAACGTACAGTCCAGGAAATCACGCCAACGTTAATATCCAACAAAGAGCAG TTAGCCAAGGTGATAGATACACTGAACGAGCAGCTCGCAAAGAAGGGGCATGAAATAAACGAGTATAAAGAAAAACACAACATAAGAATTCGTGGTCAGGATGAACTGCAACAACCGGAAGATGACTCGAAACAAGCCAAGAGAAATGCAATAGTTGTTAACCCAATCGAAGTCTGA